The Caldisalinibacter kiritimatiensis genomic interval AATAAGAGATAATACACATACATTAACTGAGTGTCCAAATGTATAATCATCTATAGACCTTATTTCAGATAAATTTATTAATATTTCATCATTTTCCATTAATTGTTCAATAATCTCACTGACTTTAGACTTCACTTCGTCAATAGGTATATCTTCTGAAAATCTTAAATCATCCATTATATTCTTAACTAATATTAAACTTTCTCTTCTAGTTTCTTCTTTAATAACATCTTTCACTTCTAACTTAATATGTATATCCTTAACATAAACTTTGCTAATACCTAGTTTTTTTAGTTTTTCTATGTAACTTTTTTTAAGTTTTATTCCTTCATTAATTATTGTTGTTCCATTTGCTGTATAAACAGTTTTAGCTATAGTCATTCCTTCCTTTAGCTCTTCAGTAGAAACTAATCTCATATGCACACAACCTTTTTTGTCGAATTTTCTCTACCTCTACATTATTTCTACCTACACTTTCTTTTTCCTCTTTTATTTGACACAATATATCTAAATAACTATCAATTAAAGAGCGAAATAGTAATATAGTCCTATAACAAAATGTAGTTAAATCTATATTTCAAGTGTTAGATGCTTGGTATTAGATACTGGTCTAAAAGTTTAAAATATTAGATATTAACTAGTTGCTAGTGTAGCACTTTTTCCTTTAAGTTATTTTCACACTTTGAATAATAATAAAGAAGGAATTGAATATAATTTATAGAAATGTTATTTATCGAGGGTTATCTCTAAGTTTAAATTAAAGATTTTACACTCTATCACTTATTTAGTACTTTTATACGAGGAGGGTTATAATGAATAGTAATTGGGTATGCCCTAAGTGTGGTAATACAGGATATGAAACAGACCAGTTTCAGGCCACAGGCGGCACTCTTTCAAAGTTGTTCGATGTACAAAATAAAAGATTTTCAACTGTTACATGTACTAGATGTAAATATACTGAAATATATAAAGCAAGTTCAAACGAACTA includes:
- a CDS encoding zinc ribbon domain-containing protein, whose translation is MNSNWVCPKCGNTGYETDQFQATGGTLSKLFDVQNKRFSTVTCTRCKYTEIYKASSNELGNIFDLFFGG